A single Nomascus leucogenys isolate Asia chromosome 14, Asia_NLE_v1, whole genome shotgun sequence DNA region contains:
- the C14H2orf92 gene encoding uncharacterized protein C2orf92 homolog has product MSRAVALFFVVCWIQDEILLQVFSKVPYDPLFDETRTAVRSITKRDTQKSYSQQKSLNNAAFASGSNEQEERLAKIFDEILLQVFPKVPYDSSFNETTAVRSITKTDMRKGTSVAWNSPKPEYFLGSVDKIPDKDHLSEEKRFKESSLSDRDLREQLTTVDKETPQGAAKPDAHFRTMSCGQLLHFLQRNTIIAAVSGVAILMATVLLLLGLASYIRKKQPSSPPANTTYNIFIMDGKTWWQNSEEKNFTKYAKKQKQLTSGSCV; this is encoded by the exons ATGAAATTCTGCTGCAAGTGTTTTCCAAGGTTCCGTATGACCCATTGTTTGATGAAACAAGAACAGCAGTCAGATCCATTACAaagagagacacacaaaaaa GCTATTCCCAACAAAAGAGCTTGAACAATGCTGCATTTGCATCAGGTTCAAATGAGCAAGAGGAACGTTTGGCTAAAATATTTG ATGAAATTCTACTGCAGGTGTTTCCAAAGGTTCCATATGACTCATCATTTAACGAAACAACAGCAGTCAGATCcattacaaaaacagacatgagAAAAG GAACCAGTGTTGCTTGGAATTCTCCTAAACCAGAATATTTCCTTGGCAGTGTGGACAAAATTCCCGATAAAG atcACCTTTCAGAGGAGAAGAGGTTTAAAGAATCCTCTCTGTCCGACAGGGATTTAAGAGAGCAGTTAACTACTGTAGATAAAGAAACACCTCAAGGAGCAGCTAAACCAG ATGCTCACTTTAGGACTATGTCCTGCGGGCAGCTTTTGCACTTCCTGCAGAGGAACACCATCATCGCTGCCGTCTCAGGGGTGGCCATCCTCATGGCCACTGTGCTGTTGCTGCTTGGGTTGGCCTCATACATCAGGAAGAAACAGCCTTC atctCCTCCGGCAAACACgacatataatatttttataatggatGGAAAGACATGGTGgcaaaattctgaagaaaaaaatttcacaaaatatgcaaaaaaacagaaacagttgACGAGCGGCTCCTGTGTCTAA